From the Bacteroidia bacterium genome, one window contains:
- a CDS encoding T9SS type A sorting domain-containing protein gives MIYKILFSLILLFGAAIPSYAQWTRVADVREMVYSFAQAGTTLYVGGDTRVFRSLDAGDSWTACSPFPHDAEGVLAMTVWRNMLFAGTMVHGVFASSDLGDTWSRIGEGDPRMTVTALLVHNDTLYAGTDGSGIYAVGLEHPGAWRERNDGLFWWTSYTINTLFATPTHLLAGAGANGHIFRREAGTESWSELLVDERFSNDLTAYAFHTHGDALLLGGNAGIHRGAMDGAQWSYVGVSSLPLLDVIGFAEHDGKLYAAVQHGGEYFIAQSHDNGNNWNVTDHEFALLFSITTHGNMLYAAREDGLWKRPLNQPQQTDRPRTRETARIISVYPQPATSAVTVSFSIEHPGNHRLILTDLLGREIAYLSENAIATGTQLRSFNTAGLPPGSYVLRLEAAGARHQRTFTVVR, from the coding sequence ATGATATACAAGATCCTCTTTTCCCTGATTCTGCTCTTCGGAGCAGCCATACCGTCGTACGCGCAGTGGACGCGTGTGGCAGATGTACGCGAGATGGTGTATTCCTTCGCGCAAGCCGGTACCACCCTCTATGTCGGCGGCGATACGCGTGTGTTCCGTTCCCTCGACGCTGGTGACAGCTGGACGGCGTGCTCGCCGTTCCCCCATGACGCGGAGGGTGTACTGGCGATGACCGTCTGGAGAAACATGCTCTTCGCGGGAACCATGGTGCACGGCGTATTCGCCTCCAGCGATCTCGGCGATACCTGGAGCCGCATCGGCGAGGGCGATCCGCGCATGACTGTCACGGCGTTGCTCGTACACAACGATACGCTGTATGCCGGAACGGATGGATCCGGTATTTACGCGGTCGGTCTGGAGCATCCCGGCGCGTGGCGCGAGCGCAATGACGGTCTGTTCTGGTGGACCTCCTACACCATCAACACCCTGTTCGCAACACCCACGCATCTGCTCGCCGGCGCAGGCGCCAATGGGCATATCTTCCGACGCGAAGCCGGTACGGAGTCGTGGTCGGAGCTGCTGGTGGACGAACGCTTCTCCAATGACCTCACCGCCTACGCCTTCCATACGCATGGCGATGCGTTGCTGCTGGGCGGCAACGCGGGCATACATCGCGGCGCTATGGATGGCGCGCAATGGTCCTATGTCGGTGTCTCGTCGCTGCCTCTGCTCGACGTGATCGGCTTCGCGGAACACGACGGAAAGCTGTACGCCGCCGTGCAGCATGGCGGCGAGTATTTTATCGCTCAGAGTCACGATAACGGTAACAATTGGAATGTGACGGATCACGAGTTCGCATTGCTGTTCAGCATCACGACCCACGGCAACATGTTGTACGCCGCGCGGGAAGACGGTTTGTGGAAACGTCCCTTGAACCAACCACAGCAGACCGACAGACCGCGGACGCGCGAAACCGCGCGCATCATCAGTGTGTACCCGCAACCAGCGACCTCGGCCGTCACCGTCAGCTTTTCTATCGAACATCCCGGCAACCATCGGCTGATCCTTACCGATCTGCTTGGCCGCGAAATCGCGTACCTCTCCGAAAACGCCATCGCGACGGGAACGCAACTACGCAGCTTCAATACGGCAGGGCTGCCACCGGGGAGCTATGTGTTGCGGCTCGAAGCCGCGGGTGCCCGGCATCAACGGACCTTCACCGTCGTTCGTTGA
- a CDS encoding DUF5698 domain-containing protein, producing the protein MDFALNALLIFFLRIGDVSIGTLRTLFTVQGKKKLAPLLGLFESLIWVIAIRQIFSQLDNPWNIAGYACGFATGTLIGILIEEKLAIGFHQIYLISRHHTDQIADELRKNLFGVTIVPGEGGSGGTAIITSMIRRNRLKEFQGIVEKIDPGVFISIQNAMLYRGFVHGSRK; encoded by the coding sequence ATGGATTTCGCACTCAACGCTTTGCTCATCTTTTTCCTCCGCATCGGCGACGTGTCCATCGGCACGCTGCGAACTCTTTTTACGGTGCAGGGAAAAAAGAAACTCGCACCGCTGCTCGGTCTTTTCGAGTCGCTGATCTGGGTCATAGCCATCCGGCAGATTTTTTCGCAGCTCGACAACCCCTGGAACATCGCGGGCTATGCCTGCGGCTTCGCCACGGGAACACTCATCGGCATTCTGATCGAAGAGAAACTCGCCATCGGCTTCCATCAAATCTACCTCATTTCGCGCCACCATACGGATCAGATCGCCGATGAGCTGCGAAAGAACCTCTTCGGTGTCACCATCGTCCCCGGGGAAGGCGGCAGCGGAGGGACGGCCATCATCACCTCCATGATCCGCCGCAATCGTCTGAAGGAATTCCAGGGCATCGTCGAGAAAATTGATCCAGGCGTTTTTATCTCCATTCAGAACGCCATGCTGTACCGAGGATTTGTGCACGGCTCCCGCAAATAG
- a CDS encoding YCF48-related protein: MNIHRHGIFLIFLLLPLFCDAVNAQIGWTSMNTGTTRDLEGVFSVSQLQMIAVGASGSIVGTTNGGASWISAPSGSSQRLRKVVVAGFSTPVLWVVGDAGTLLFSTSGGYTWNAASSGTTADLHDIFAIDYANATSFCAVGASGTIIGTTNSGTNWFPMTSATPSNLNGVFFTDPLLGCIVGDAGTILLTSNGGGSWTSVSSGVTVDLNHVFFTSLQSGWICGDDGKLLTTTDGGQSWAPVSSGVTVDLRRMFFSDAQTGTVIGRSGTILRTTNGGTTWTQQVSGTGLDLNSVFFTDANNGVVVGDNGLAKKTTNGGVPVELSHFSARSIDGGAVVLEWSTVGEVQNFGFYIERWHDGVWQPLGFVAGGGDVPGRRDYQYMDRPEAGLNALRYRLRQVDYDGTSAVAAETVLHRAVSPDWKITASPNPVAGVATLHVVLANDAEIELGLYDLSGKCVETVFSGAARAGSHQWRWNRGTHRTGLYIAVLRSATHILSAPMVLL, from the coding sequence ATGAACATACATCGCCATGGAATCTTCCTCATTTTCCTGCTTCTCCCGCTTTTCTGCGATGCCGTCAATGCGCAGATTGGTTGGACCAGTATGAACACCGGAACCACGCGCGATCTTGAGGGCGTGTTTTCCGTTTCCCAGCTCCAGATGATTGCGGTCGGTGCCAGTGGGAGCATCGTCGGAACGACCAACGGCGGCGCAAGCTGGATTTCCGCACCCAGCGGGAGCAGCCAGCGTTTACGCAAGGTCGTGGTGGCAGGATTCTCCACGCCGGTGCTTTGGGTGGTGGGTGACGCCGGAACTCTTTTGTTTTCCACTTCCGGCGGCTACACCTGGAATGCGGCATCGAGCGGAACCACCGCCGATCTGCACGACATCTTCGCCATTGATTATGCCAACGCCACCAGCTTTTGCGCCGTGGGAGCGTCGGGCACGATAATCGGGACGACCAACTCCGGGACGAATTGGTTTCCCATGACCTCAGCAACTCCGTCGAATCTCAATGGCGTGTTCTTCACCGATCCCCTGCTCGGATGTATCGTCGGGGATGCAGGAACGATCCTGCTCACGTCCAACGGAGGCGGCAGCTGGACCAGTGTTTCCAGCGGCGTGACAGTTGATCTGAATCATGTTTTTTTTACATCCCTCCAATCCGGTTGGATATGCGGTGACGACGGCAAACTCCTCACGACGACGGATGGAGGACAGAGCTGGGCTCCGGTTTCATCCGGTGTCACGGTGGACTTGCGAAGGATGTTTTTCAGCGACGCGCAGACAGGCACGGTGATCGGCAGGTCCGGCACCATCTTACGGACGACGAATGGCGGAACGACCTGGACGCAGCAGGTGAGCGGCACCGGCCTCGATCTGAACTCTGTCTTCTTCACCGATGCGAACAACGGCGTTGTCGTCGGGGATAACGGGCTTGCGAAAAAGACCACCAATGGCGGTGTGCCGGTGGAGCTTTCGCATTTTTCCGCCCGAAGCATCGATGGAGGTGCCGTAGTACTGGAATGGAGCACGGTTGGAGAGGTTCAGAATTTTGGCTTCTACATCGAACGTTGGCATGACGGTGTCTGGCAACCGCTGGGATTCGTCGCCGGAGGCGGTGATGTACCCGGACGCCGCGATTACCAGTACATGGACCGGCCCGAAGCTGGTCTGAACGCGTTGCGCTACCGTTTGAGACAGGTGGACTATGACGGTACATCCGCTGTCGCGGCGGAAACGGTGCTGCATCGGGCCGTGTCGCCTGATTGGAAGATTACCGCATCACCGAATCCTGTCGCCGGTGTCGCGACACTGCATGTTGTACTCGCGAACGACGCGGAGATCGAACTCGGTCTGTACGATCTCTCCGGAAAATGTGTGGAAACGGTGTTTTCCGGCGCGGCACGGGCCGGCTCGCATCAGTGGCGATGGAATCGCGGGACACACAGGACGGGATTGTACATCGCGGTTCTGCGAAGCGCCACACATATACTTTCAGCACCAATGGTGCTTCTGTAA
- a CDS encoding dicarboxylate/amino acid:cation symporter, producing MKFSAPPLHVQILLGLIFGAVFGVLFSVDTHLLYLATGSGDDARQIELRDWDSATLRAGDQERTFGPDQQIEMLQGFGRLRKQHPSVEIVARVNGDEVRYSQVTAVQRERTIATAIKPLGDIFIRLLMMIAIPLVFASLLVGVSSLHDIGRMARIGGKTIAFYIGTTAIAISIGLLFGNVIQPGDRMDSAARDRLMAAYQEDAAARIQENLSIDVVDYLVNLVPKNPIRAMADAEMLQIIVFALLMGIALLFIEKQKAHRITSFFDAVSDAMIALVDLVMRIAPYAVFALIAATIAEFGFGILQTLIWYVLAVVGGLAVQTFIVYPLLLKIFARPVRLMDFLRGIRPAQLVAFTTSSSAATLPVNMDCCEDIGAPKSITGFVLPLGATINMDGTALYQGVAAVFIAQVYGMDLSLTQQLTVVLTATLASIGTAPVPGVGIVMLIIVLRSVGVPEAGIALILGVDRLLDMCRTITNITSDATVTMVVASTEGVFKKSGS from the coding sequence ATGAAATTTTCCGCACCGCCGCTGCACGTTCAGATTTTACTGGGATTGATTTTCGGAGCAGTGTTCGGTGTGCTGTTCAGCGTGGATACTCATCTGCTGTATCTCGCCACAGGCAGCGGCGATGACGCGCGACAGATCGAGTTGCGCGATTGGGACAGCGCCACATTACGGGCAGGAGACCAGGAACGCACCTTTGGCCCCGATCAGCAAATCGAAATGCTGCAGGGCTTTGGGCGTCTGCGCAAGCAGCATCCGTCGGTCGAAATCGTGGCCCGGGTCAACGGTGACGAGGTCCGTTACTCCCAGGTCACGGCGGTGCAACGGGAGCGCACCATCGCAACGGCGATCAAACCGCTGGGTGATATTTTCATCCGCCTGCTGATGATGATCGCGATTCCATTGGTCTTCGCCTCACTGCTGGTCGGTGTGTCCAGTCTGCATGATATCGGCCGCATGGCGCGCATCGGCGGAAAAACCATAGCGTTCTACATCGGCACCACTGCCATAGCGATCAGCATCGGACTGCTGTTCGGCAATGTCATTCAGCCGGGCGACCGCATGGACAGCGCAGCCCGGGATCGCCTCATGGCCGCCTATCAGGAGGACGCGGCTGCGCGTATTCAGGAAAACCTCAGCATCGATGTTGTCGATTACCTTGTGAATCTTGTCCCGAAAAATCCCATCCGCGCCATGGCCGATGCGGAAATGCTGCAGATCATCGTGTTCGCCTTGCTCATGGGAATTGCACTGCTGTTCATAGAGAAACAAAAGGCGCATCGCATCACCTCCTTTTTTGATGCAGTGAGCGATGCGATGATCGCTTTGGTGGATCTCGTCATGCGCATCGCACCCTATGCCGTGTTCGCGCTCATTGCCGCCACCATCGCGGAATTCGGTTTCGGTATACTGCAGACGTTAATCTGGTATGTGCTCGCGGTGGTCGGAGGACTGGCGGTACAGACCTTCATCGTCTATCCTTTGTTGTTGAAAATCTTCGCCCGTCCGGTGCGTCTGATGGATTTCCTGCGTGGCATACGTCCCGCGCAGCTCGTGGCGTTTACCACCAGCAGCTCCGCCGCCACACTGCCTGTGAACATGGATTGCTGTGAAGATATCGGCGCCCCGAAGTCCATCACCGGTTTCGTACTCCCGCTCGGTGCGACCATCAACATGGACGGTACTGCGCTCTATCAGGGTGTCGCGGCGGTGTTCATCGCTCAGGTGTATGGCATGGATCTCTCGCTCACACAACAACTGACGGTGGTGCTCACCGCCACGCTGGCCTCCATCGGCACCGCGCCGGTGCCCGGGGTGGGCATCGTTATGCTGATCATCGTACTGCGCTCCGTGGGTGTGCCGGAGGCTGGCATCGCATTGATTCTCGGAGTGGACAGACTGCTGGACATGTGCCGGACCATCACCAACATCACCAGCGACGCAACGGTGACGATGGTCGTCGCTTCAACGGAGGGCGTGTTTAAAAAATCCGGCTCCTAG
- the ndk gene encoding nucleoside-diphosphate kinase has protein sequence MERTLAIVKPDGVAAGVIGEVVKRIEQEGLRIIAMRMEHLTRSKAEGFYYVHRERPFFQGLMEFMTSGPVLLMALEGENAIKRWRTLMGATNPENADPGTIRRDMATNIERNVVHGSDAPDTASFEVNYFFVGTELMQ, from the coding sequence ATGGAACGCACACTTGCAATTGTCAAACCCGATGGCGTCGCCGCAGGCGTGATCGGGGAAGTCGTCAAACGCATCGAGCAGGAAGGCCTGCGCATTATCGCTATGCGTATGGAACACCTCACCCGCAGCAAAGCCGAAGGATTCTACTACGTCCATCGCGAACGACCCTTTTTCCAGGGACTCATGGAGTTCATGACGTCCGGCCCCGTGCTGCTCATGGCCCTCGAAGGCGAAAACGCCATCAAGCGCTGGCGCACGCTCATGGGCGCCACAAACCCGGAAAACGCCGATCCCGGCACCATCCGTCGCGACATGGCCACGAATATCGAACGCAATGTGGTCCATGGCTCGGACGCCCCGGACACAGCGTCGTTCGAGGTGAACTACTTCTTCGTCGGTACGGAGTTGATGCAGTAA
- a CDS encoding heavy metal-binding domain-containing protein, whose translation MIVTTTQGIEGKSIVEYKGIVTGEAILGANIFKDIFAGIRDIVGGRSATYENELRSAKDIALREMQERAQAMGANAIVGVDLDYENLGASGGMLMVTASGTAVVIR comes from the coding sequence ATGATCGTCACCACCACACAAGGGATCGAAGGCAAAAGCATCGTCGAGTACAAAGGCATTGTCACCGGCGAAGCCATTCTCGGCGCCAATATTTTCAAGGACATTTTCGCGGGCATACGGGACATCGTCGGCGGCAGATCAGCGACCTATGAAAATGAACTGCGCAGCGCCAAGGATATCGCTCTGCGGGAGATGCAGGAGCGCGCGCAGGCGATGGGCGCGAACGCTATCGTGGGCGTGGACCTCGATTATGAGAACCTCGGTGCCAGCGGCGGCATGCTCATGGTCACCGCCAGCGGAACCGCGGTCGTCATTCGTTGA
- a CDS encoding AAA family ATPase: protein MDSEGFFIPRPDLAQEMDRAFERCVHAGLQVVWLFGETGQGKTLFLQNYLEQARSRALVSYAQCSSPIGSQSTTILKPHQPLKDALESLLTNQASMRRKLNLIKNISLTVLAMIPIVGEFAYGVKEIRRDLNEFKNGTREVDFSNFVREYFDDLMHIAEESPVIVAIDDVQWSDVPTIEALYRFFTEVRYRASRITVVLSTRRDELHGITELLSLYTESTQGDNCTELVVPPFTSLQLRDYYTMRFPAAGRQPDLYLWLEQKTGGNPFFLSSYIQHLLHVGIIDENGVVQGDLETYLGLPAEIRLVNSWLMKALNEEDLHLLLTASVLGYEFSLHELMHLTQRPTLELIRSLRRVKSNHGVLEQVGYKLINGKESTVYRFTQHAIHTALYNELTAEEKESLHRMTAHYLNDLRLMHGTDPEVQNSVASALMLHSRLGHEPELEYQSLLLKAQNTPDDLDEAEIHRQLAMLAPTIGIPIDQLLESYRHAMQLSPIRTRMAHKEQVAISVPQEEREGDSLSALLARVLLMLRRGSTAEANVVLEMHINRAEKRRQFVHPVLHLLYALTGEMTGRGSDFALHSLRSAAQSESHPSYAAFAKLGLALFDRASDTEVLLRLREAAAYSGRHRGIVQAIIAWVINTRFAGKAEFAAILEQRQLDVHLSAYVRSAFPRTSSALQSGSS from the coding sequence ATGGACAGTGAAGGATTTTTCATACCTCGCCCTGATCTGGCACAGGAGATGGACCGCGCCTTCGAGCGGTGTGTGCATGCCGGATTGCAGGTGGTGTGGCTGTTCGGAGAAACGGGTCAGGGCAAAACGCTCTTTCTTCAGAATTATCTGGAGCAAGCCCGCAGCAGGGCGCTGGTATCGTATGCACAGTGCAGTTCGCCCATCGGCAGTCAGTCCACCACCATACTCAAGCCGCATCAGCCGCTGAAGGACGCACTCGAAAGCCTGCTCACCAATCAGGCGAGCATGCGTCGTAAGCTGAATCTCATCAAGAACATTTCGCTCACCGTTCTGGCGATGATACCCATCGTCGGGGAATTTGCCTACGGCGTCAAGGAAATCCGGCGCGATCTGAATGAATTCAAGAACGGTACGCGCGAGGTGGATTTCTCCAACTTCGTGCGGGAATACTTCGACGATCTGATGCACATCGCCGAGGAGTCGCCGGTCATCGTCGCCATTGACGATGTGCAATGGTCCGATGTGCCAACCATCGAAGCGCTGTACCGCTTTTTCACCGAGGTGCGTTACCGTGCTTCGCGCATCACCGTGGTCCTGAGCACGCGTCGCGATGAGCTGCACGGGATTACCGAGTTGCTGAGTCTGTACACGGAGAGCACGCAGGGCGACAATTGCACCGAACTCGTCGTGCCACCGTTCACAAGCCTGCAACTGCGGGATTACTACACGATGCGTTTCCCCGCTGCGGGCCGTCAGCCGGACTTGTACCTGTGGCTGGAGCAGAAGACAGGCGGGAATCCCTTTTTCCTCTCGTCGTATATTCAGCACTTGCTGCACGTCGGCATCATTGACGAGAACGGCGTGGTACAGGGAGATCTGGAAACCTATCTTGGGTTACCGGCGGAGATACGTCTGGTCAACTCATGGTTGATGAAAGCGCTGAACGAGGAGGACCTGCACCTGTTGCTGACCGCTTCGGTGCTGGGGTACGAGTTTTCCCTGCACGAATTGATGCATCTCACACAGCGTCCCACGCTGGAGCTCATACGCTCGCTGCGCCGGGTCAAGTCCAATCACGGCGTCCTGGAGCAGGTGGGCTATAAGCTTATAAACGGCAAGGAATCCACCGTGTACCGCTTCACGCAGCACGCCATACACACGGCGTTGTATAACGAGTTGACAGCGGAGGAAAAGGAATCGCTGCATCGCATGACGGCACATTACCTGAACGACCTGCGATTGATGCACGGTACTGATCCTGAGGTGCAGAATTCGGTCGCATCCGCGCTGATGCTGCATTCGCGCCTGGGGCATGAGCCCGAGCTGGAGTATCAGTCGCTGTTGCTGAAGGCCCAGAATACTCCCGACGATCTGGATGAGGCGGAGATTCACCGACAGCTCGCCATGCTAGCTCCGACCATCGGTATACCCATCGATCAGTTGCTGGAGTCCTACAGGCACGCCATGCAGCTCAGTCCCATACGAACACGTATGGCACACAAGGAGCAGGTGGCGATCAGCGTGCCGCAGGAGGAGCGCGAAGGGGATTCGCTTTCGGCGTTGCTCGCGCGCGTGTTGTTGATGCTGCGTCGGGGCAGCACGGCCGAGGCGAATGTGGTGCTGGAAATGCATATCAACCGCGCGGAGAAGCGACGGCAGTTCGTGCATCCCGTGCTGCATCTGCTGTACGCATTGACGGGCGAGATGACGGGACGTGGTTCGGATTTTGCGCTGCACTCCCTGCGCTCGGCCGCCCAGAGCGAATCGCATCCGAGCTATGCGGCATTCGCGAAGCTGGGGCTGGCGTTGTTCGATCGCGCGAGCGACACAGAAGTATTGCTGCGCTTACGGGAAGCGGCCGCATACAGCGGCCGCCACAGAGGGATAGTACAGGCTATCATTGCCTGGGTGATCAACACACGATTCGCGGGGAAAGCGGAATTTGCGGCCATCCTCGAGCAGAGGCAGCTCGATGTCCATTTGTCCGCGTACGTGCGATCCGCCTTTCCGCGCACGTCCTCGGCTCTGCAATCCGGCAGTTCCTGA
- the amrS gene encoding AmmeMemoRadiSam system radical SAM enzyme — MEHPAHPTRHWHALPDGRVRCDVCPRACTMAEGQRGLCFVRQHSAGTVVLTTYGRSSGFCIDPIEKKPLNHFYPGSPVLSFGTAGCNLTCSFCQNWHISKSRETDTLADAAMPEDVAEAAERYDCRSVAFTYNDPVIFLEYATDTAAACRERGIASVAVTAGYICDAPRREFFAAMDAANVDLKGFTESFYKRLCSAELEAVKDTLRYLRHETEVWLEITTLLIPGENDSDAEIDTMTQWIAAELGTDVPLHFTAFHPDFRLLSRAPTPATTLRRARSIASDNGLHYVYTGNVRDEEGGSTRCPSCDALLIGRNGYDITHWGMDAQGRCAACSYPIPGRFDRQPGGWGSRRAPVTIGG; from the coding sequence ATGGAACACCCCGCGCATCCCACCCGCCACTGGCATGCGCTCCCCGACGGGCGCGTGCGATGTGATGTCTGTCCCCGCGCCTGTACCATGGCCGAAGGACAGCGGGGCCTGTGCTTTGTCCGGCAACACAGCGCCGGGACTGTGGTGCTCACGACCTACGGACGTTCCAGCGGCTTCTGCATCGATCCCATCGAAAAAAAACCGCTGAACCATTTTTATCCGGGTTCACCGGTACTGTCGTTCGGCACGGCGGGCTGCAATCTCACGTGCAGCTTTTGTCAAAACTGGCATATCAGCAAATCCCGTGAGACGGACACACTGGCGGATGCCGCCATGCCTGAAGACGTCGCCGAAGCTGCCGAGCGCTATGACTGCCGCAGCGTTGCGTTTACCTACAACGATCCGGTGATTTTTCTGGAATATGCGACGGATACCGCCGCTGCGTGCCGGGAACGCGGCATCGCTTCGGTCGCCGTCACCGCCGGCTATATCTGCGATGCGCCTCGACGAGAATTCTTCGCCGCCATGGATGCCGCGAATGTGGATCTCAAGGGCTTCACCGAATCCTTCTATAAACGGCTATGCTCCGCCGAGCTCGAAGCGGTGAAGGACACGCTGCGCTACCTCCGTCACGAGACCGAGGTGTGGCTCGAAATCACCACACTGCTCATCCCCGGGGAAAACGACAGCGATGCGGAAATCGACACGATGACGCAATGGATAGCCGCGGAGCTTGGAACGGACGTTCCGTTGCATTTCACCGCCTTTCATCCGGATTTCCGACTGCTTTCTCGCGCGCCCACACCGGCGACGACGTTGCGACGTGCGCGCAGTATTGCGTCGGACAACGGTCTGCACTATGTGTACACCGGCAATGTGCGTGACGAGGAAGGGGGCAGCACCCGCTGTCCCTCCTGCGACGCCCTGCTCATCGGTCGCAACGGCTATGACATCACCCACTGGGGCATGGATGCGCAGGGACGTTGCGCCGCATGTTCGTATCCGATTCCGGGGCGCTTCGACAGGCAACCCGGCGGCTGGGGCTCACGGCGCGCACCGGTAACTATCGGCGGCTGA